A window of the Natronomonas salina genome harbors these coding sequences:
- a CDS encoding DUF7508 domain-containing protein, with the protein MPLKKAWEPLERATVGKAPDRYGIYELGDADGTVLAVEHGPLRDSLKEALAYGDGERVRWKATQNREQAERLVEEHRERL; encoded by the coding sequence ATGCCACTGAAGAAGGCCTGGGAACCGCTCGAGCGAGCGACCGTCGGCAAGGCCCCGGACCGGTACGGTATCTACGAGCTCGGGGACGCCGACGGGACCGTCCTCGCGGTCGAGCACGGCCCGCTCCGGGACAGTCTCAAGGAGGCGCTCGCCTACGGCGACGGCGAGCGGGTGCGCTGGAAGGCGACGCAGAACCGCGAGCAGGCCGAGCGACTGGTCGAGGAACACAGAGAACGACTGTAG
- a CDS encoding DUF7549 family protein has translation MWVRSEYAGELAVLSAWLCALLPWSISYGSGQGIRLIRVHFLYVYFQFAPGSGLSNLLDTTVFVHEAAGFADNTSVVFGYRLWLLGMAIVTLALALSVAYYRLDEDLEARSPIDPVRLMGGLLVAAAAPLAAATYFLHAGLVGFTVPVGVLFMLVLGGLLLLVERTDDVADATGAVPEGPNSPVEDDVSD, from the coding sequence ATGTGGGTCCGCTCGGAGTACGCCGGTGAACTCGCGGTGCTGTCCGCGTGGCTGTGTGCGCTGCTGCCCTGGAGCATCTCCTACGGCAGCGGCCAGGGGATACGCCTGATCCGCGTCCACTTCCTCTACGTCTACTTCCAGTTCGCCCCGGGTTCGGGGCTCTCGAACCTCCTGGACACGACCGTGTTCGTCCACGAGGCGGCCGGCTTCGCCGACAACACGTCGGTCGTCTTCGGCTACCGGCTCTGGCTGCTCGGCATGGCCATCGTGACGCTGGCGCTCGCACTCAGCGTCGCCTACTACCGCCTCGACGAGGACCTCGAGGCGCGCTCGCCGATCGACCCGGTGCGGCTGATGGGCGGACTCCTGGTCGCCGCCGCCGCGCCGCTGGCCGCCGCGACCTACTTCCTGCACGCCGGCCTCGTCGGGTTCACGGTCCCCGTCGGCGTCCTGTTCATGCTCGTCCTCGGCGGGCTGTTGCTCCTCGTCGAGCGGACCGACGACGTCGCCGACGCGACGGGCGCCGTCCCAGAGGGGCCGAACAGCCCCGTCGAGGACGACGTTAGCGACTGA
- a CDS encoding class I SAM-dependent methyltransferase: MADPDRRDVRATYERIAEHFATTREYAWPEVVEFCEGRRARTALDVGCGNGRHAELLTEHADRVVGVDASRGLLSVARERVPDAHLLQGDAAELPLTDGSVDLAVYVATLHHLPTRGLRRQSLDELARVLAPGGTALVSAWSTAHDRFDASADDSEGFDADVDWTLPGGETVPRFYHVYAPAEFDADLAASALTVVDKRVSSGNCYAVVEPV, encoded by the coding sequence ATGGCCGACCCGGACCGGCGGGACGTGCGCGCGACGTACGAGCGCATCGCCGAGCACTTCGCGACGACGCGGGAGTACGCCTGGCCGGAGGTCGTCGAGTTCTGCGAGGGTCGACGGGCGAGGACGGCCCTCGACGTCGGCTGCGGGAACGGGCGGCACGCCGAACTGCTTACCGAACACGCCGACAGGGTCGTCGGCGTCGACGCGAGTCGAGGGCTACTGTCGGTCGCCAGGGAGCGGGTTCCCGACGCCCATCTCCTGCAGGGCGACGCCGCCGAGTTGCCGCTGACCGACGGTTCCGTCGACCTGGCGGTGTACGTCGCGACGCTCCACCACCTGCCCACCCGCGGACTCCGTCGGCAGAGTCTGGACGAACTGGCGCGAGTCCTCGCTCCCGGCGGGACGGCGCTGGTCAGCGCCTGGAGTACGGCGCACGACCGTTTCGACGCCTCGGCGGACGACTCGGAGGGGTTCGACGCCGACGTCGACTGGACGCTCCCCGGCGGCGAGACGGTCCCCCGATTCTACCACGTCTACGCGCCCGCGGAGTTCGACGCGGACCTCGCCGCGAGCGCGCTCACGGTCGTCGACAAGCGGGTCTCAAGCGGGAACTGCTACGCCGTCGTGGAACCGGTCTGA
- a CDS encoding ATPase, T2SS/T4P/T4SS family: MASDRRGGTVDGVREQLVRTIEMLRGSRVPGEPFRPGEHGLVVEDRSFDDREIERYWLNAPFSYAVVTYSDDDNKHLYRVVEPELDRFESDLLETLYDDVRTPLLYKTEEGTPEDMLRSELRSRLEKYAVDVDVAGFYRLYYYLYRRFQGFGRLDPLMHDPNIEDVSCDGYEIPLYAYHDGYQDIETNVSFHEEELDSYIVRMAQQAGRHISVGNPVVETTLQDGSRAELALGEEVTPRGSAFTIRKYSDEPLTPIDLLEFGTYSLQQMAYLWLAIEHNRNIIFAGGTASGKTTSMNAISMFIPPRSKLITIEDTRELALHHDNWLSCVTRERLDEGSNVTMYDLLRSALRHRPEYILVGEVRGEEAMTLFQAMNTGHTTLSTMHADSVQTVINRLENEPINVPRPMVQSLDVLCVQTLARFGGERVRRADAIAEIEGIDQRTGELDYTSAYRWDSGADTFSEGNKKLLEEIREERGWSQSTLLQELRHRQRFLKYLWDRDITQYQQFTAMVNRYYAVPDQVIAQIEDVDLDADGREAPSP; encoded by the coding sequence ATGGCGAGTGACCGTCGCGGCGGCACGGTGGACGGCGTCCGCGAACAGCTCGTCCGCACGATCGAGATGCTCCGCGGCTCCCGGGTCCCCGGGGAGCCGTTCCGCCCCGGCGAGCACGGGCTGGTCGTCGAGGACCGCTCGTTCGACGACCGGGAGATCGAACGCTACTGGCTCAACGCCCCCTTCTCGTACGCCGTCGTCACCTACAGCGACGACGACAACAAGCACCTCTACCGGGTCGTCGAGCCCGAACTGGACCGCTTCGAGTCGGACCTCCTCGAGACGCTGTACGACGACGTCAGGACGCCGCTGCTCTACAAGACCGAGGAGGGGACCCCCGAGGACATGCTGCGCAGCGAGCTGCGGAGCCGCCTGGAGAAGTACGCCGTCGACGTCGACGTCGCGGGATTCTACCGGCTGTACTACTACCTCTACCGTCGCTTCCAGGGGTTCGGCCGGCTCGACCCCCTGATGCACGACCCGAACATCGAGGACGTCTCCTGCGACGGCTACGAGATCCCACTGTACGCCTACCACGACGGGTACCAGGACATCGAGACGAACGTCTCCTTCCACGAGGAGGAGCTGGACAGCTACATCGTCCGGATGGCCCAGCAGGCCGGCCGGCACATCTCCGTTGGGAACCCGGTCGTCGAGACGACGCTCCAGGACGGCTCGCGGGCCGAACTCGCCCTCGGGGAGGAGGTGACCCCCCGCGGGTCGGCGTTCACCATCCGGAAGTACTCCGACGAGCCGCTGACGCCCATCGACCTCCTGGAGTTCGGCACCTACTCGCTCCAACAGATGGCCTACCTCTGGCTGGCCATCGAGCACAACCGCAACATCATCTTCGCGGGCGGGACGGCCTCGGGGAAGACGACGTCGATGAACGCCATCTCGATGTTTATCCCGCCGCGGTCGAAGCTCATCACCATCGAGGACACCCGCGAGCTGGCGTTACACCACGACAACTGGCTGTCCTGCGTCACCCGCGAGCGCCTCGACGAGGGGTCGAACGTCACGATGTACGACCTGCTGCGGTCGGCGCTCCGGCACCGCCCCGAGTACATCCTCGTCGGCGAGGTCCGCGGCGAGGAGGCGATGACGCTGTTCCAGGCGATGAATACCGGCCACACGACGCTGTCGACGATGCACGCCGACTCGGTGCAGACCGTCATCAACCGCTTAGAGAACGAGCCCATCAACGTCCCGCGGCCGATGGTCCAGTCGCTGGACGTCCTCTGCGTGCAGACGCTGGCGCGGTTCGGCGGCGAGCGGGTCCGGCGGGCCGACGCCATCGCCGAGATCGAGGGCATCGACCAGCGGACCGGCGAACTCGACTACACCTCCGCCTACAGGTGGGACTCCGGCGCCGACACGTTCAGCGAGGGGAACAAGAAGCTCCTCGAGGAGATCCGCGAGGAGCGCGGCTGGTCGCAGTCGACGCTGCTGCAGGAGCTCCGGCACCGCCAGCGGTTCCTCAAGTACCTCTGGGACCGGGACATCACCCAGTACCAGCAGTTCACCGCGATGGTGAACCGCTACTACGCCGTCCCCGACCAGGTGATCGCACAGATCGAGGACGTCGACCTCGACGCCGACGGCCGCGAGGCGCCGAGCCCGTAG
- a CDS encoding type II secretion system F family protein: MWRYVPLLAVLLVGWTFLLAAYSDWIDAMLSRLAFWLFRGERVQPAPKRERLLRTAAIGTPYREYVTKTYLYVLGLGTAGAILGVYVGIGLLVLGRSLGIESRPSLPSPGIFTNAPDVSWLGPLLARVADFDGIVFLWLLAASATAAVFGAVGTYLVRWKVPSLRADTRRRQIDAGMPQMVAFVYALTRGGMAFPDVLRALSRNQGIFGEGATEFGVAVRNIDLFGVDLVTAVQDLSKRTPSEQFEKFTENLASVLQSGRNLSAFLHEQYERYREEAEEQQEEILELLATTAEVYVTVVVAGILFLVTILLIIGLTAGDTLLLIQLIAYVVLPLANLLFLAYLAEVTGPLRATRDDDRTVLEDSTVRGTRGPSRTDGGYTRQGSRANHDRLRAYERVRSLAGTVASPVKSAIDRPMLVLYVTVPIAVAVTAYRLPAAFVAGSLAVEVLDDIVVQAVLFVMGTFAAFYEVNKRRSRRLEESIPDLLERLASLNEAGIAVVSSFERVRGSDIGALDQEVERIWRDVQWGATVAQALDRFERRVRTPSITRVVTLITNAMRASNEIGPVLRIAAEQARADRRLRRQRRQEMLTYLVVIYVSFVVFLIVIAALDYVLIPNLPDTSGISVQNGPSILGSFSGGDEDAYRRAFFHTALIQSTLSGLVGGMMGGGSIKDGVKHATVMLAITYAVLTLLG; encoded by the coding sequence ATGTGGCGCTACGTCCCGCTGCTGGCGGTCCTGCTCGTCGGCTGGACGTTCCTCCTGGCGGCCTACAGCGACTGGATCGACGCGATGCTGTCGCGGCTGGCCTTCTGGCTGTTCCGCGGCGAACGCGTCCAGCCGGCACCGAAACGCGAACGGCTCCTCCGGACGGCCGCCATCGGAACGCCCTACCGCGAGTACGTCACGAAGACCTACCTCTACGTCCTCGGGCTGGGGACCGCCGGCGCGATTCTCGGCGTCTACGTCGGGATCGGACTCCTCGTCCTCGGACGGTCGCTCGGCATCGAATCGCGACCCTCGCTCCCCTCTCCCGGCATCTTCACCAACGCGCCGGACGTCTCGTGGCTCGGGCCGCTCCTCGCGCGCGTCGCCGACTTCGACGGCATCGTCTTCCTGTGGTTGCTCGCCGCCAGCGCGACCGCGGCCGTCTTCGGCGCCGTCGGCACGTACCTCGTCCGCTGGAAGGTCCCGTCGCTGCGGGCCGACACCCGACGGCGCCAGATCGACGCCGGCATGCCCCAGATGGTGGCGTTCGTCTACGCGCTCACCCGCGGCGGGATGGCGTTCCCGGACGTGCTGCGGGCGCTCTCCCGGAACCAGGGGATCTTCGGCGAGGGGGCCACCGAGTTCGGCGTCGCGGTGCGCAACATCGACCTCTTCGGCGTCGACCTCGTGACGGCGGTCCAGGACCTCTCGAAGCGGACACCCTCCGAGCAGTTCGAGAAGTTTACCGAGAACCTCGCGAGCGTCCTCCAGAGCGGACGGAACCTCTCGGCGTTCCTCCACGAGCAGTACGAGCGCTACCGCGAGGAGGCCGAGGAGCAGCAGGAGGAGATCCTCGAACTGCTGGCGACCACCGCCGAGGTGTACGTCACCGTCGTCGTCGCCGGGATACTCTTCCTCGTCACCATCCTGCTCATCATCGGGCTGACCGCCGGCGACACGCTGTTGCTCATCCAGCTCATCGCCTACGTCGTCCTGCCGCTGGCGAACCTGCTGTTCCTCGCGTACCTCGCGGAGGTTACCGGACCGCTTCGTGCGACCCGCGACGACGACCGCACCGTCCTCGAGGACTCGACCGTCAGAGGCACCCGCGGACCGTCCCGGACCGACGGCGGCTACACCCGCCAGGGATCGCGGGCCAACCACGACCGGCTCCGCGCCTACGAGCGTGTCCGGTCGCTCGCAGGGACGGTCGCCTCCCCGGTCAAATCGGCCATCGATCGGCCGATGCTCGTCCTCTACGTGACGGTCCCGATCGCCGTGGCCGTCACCGCCTACCGACTCCCGGCGGCGTTCGTCGCCGGGAGCCTCGCCGTCGAGGTCCTCGACGATATCGTCGTCCAGGCAGTCCTCTTCGTGATGGGCACCTTCGCGGCGTTCTACGAGGTGAACAAGCGGCGCTCGCGGCGCCTCGAGGAGTCCATCCCGGACCTCCTCGAGCGGCTGGCCAGCCTCAACGAGGCCGGCATCGCCGTGGTCTCGTCGTTCGAACGGGTCCGCGGCAGCGACATCGGCGCCCTCGACCAGGAGGTCGAGCGCATCTGGCGGGACGTCCAGTGGGGCGCGACCGTCGCGCAGGCGCTGGACCGCTTCGAACGCCGCGTCCGGACGCCGTCGATCACCCGCGTCGTGACGCTGATCACGAACGCGATGCGGGCGTCCAACGAGATCGGCCCGGTGCTCCGCATCGCCGCCGAGCAGGCCCGCGCCGACCGCCGGCTCCGCCGGCAGCGCCGCCAGGAGATGCTCACCTACCTGGTCGTCATCTACGTCTCCTTCGTCGTCTTCCTCATCGTCATCGCGGCGCTGGACTACGTGCTCATCCCGAACCTGCCCGACACCAGCGGCATCAGCGTCCAGAACGGGCCGAGCATCCTCGGGAGCTTCTCCGGCGGCGACGAGGACGCCTACCGGCGGGCGTTCTTCCACACCGCCCTCATCCAGTCGACGCTCTCCGGGCTCGTCGGTGGCATGATGGGCGGCGGCTCCATCAAGGACGGCGTCAAGCACGCCACGGTCATGCTGGCGATCACCTACGCCGTCCTGACGCTGCTTGGGTGA
- a CDS encoding NAD(P)/FAD-dependent oxidoreductase: MAGGRSDPVDRDVAIVGGGPAGCSAGVFAARYGLDTVVFDRGNASLRQCAHLENFLGFPAGIDVETFYDLMYDHATEAGCDVVRELVQRVERPDGSAFELETQSGRRVTANRVVAATRYGGDYLRPLDGDAMFRTVEGEDGAVDERFDLDYADAEGRTPVDGLYVAAPAGEQNAQAILSAARGARVARALIADRRREQGYPDTLADHWDWLRRDAERDPEWRDRWREWFDDRVPDDYDGDAGHLEALREADVERRADVYLSDAEIELRRDRAHDRLLEHLDDERLLEHLDDDRMRAYLQSGDADSDQSMDREQD; encoded by the coding sequence ATGGCCGGCGGCCGGAGCGACCCCGTCGACCGCGACGTCGCGATCGTCGGCGGCGGGCCGGCGGGGTGTTCCGCGGGCGTCTTCGCCGCCCGATACGGCCTCGACACCGTCGTCTTCGACCGCGGGAACGCCTCGCTCCGCCAGTGTGCCCACCTGGAGAACTTCCTCGGCTTCCCCGCCGGTATCGACGTGGAGACGTTCTACGACCTGATGTACGACCACGCGACGGAAGCCGGCTGCGACGTCGTCCGGGAGCTGGTCCAACGGGTCGAGCGGCCGGACGGTTCGGCGTTCGAACTGGAGACCCAGTCCGGCCGCCGAGTCACGGCCAACCGCGTCGTCGCCGCCACGCGCTACGGCGGCGACTACCTCCGGCCGCTCGACGGCGACGCGATGTTCCGGACCGTCGAGGGCGAGGACGGTGCGGTCGACGAGCGCTTCGACCTCGACTATGCCGACGCCGAGGGTCGGACGCCCGTGGACGGCCTCTACGTCGCGGCGCCGGCCGGCGAGCAGAACGCGCAGGCCATACTCTCCGCCGCCCGCGGCGCACGGGTAGCCCGCGCGCTCATCGCCGACCGGCGGCGCGAGCAGGGGTACCCGGATACCCTCGCCGACCACTGGGACTGGCTCCGCCGGGACGCCGAACGCGACCCGGAGTGGCGCGATCGCTGGCGCGAGTGGTTCGACGACCGCGTCCCCGACGACTACGACGGCGACGCCGGGCACCTCGAAGCGCTCCGGGAGGCCGACGTCGAACGCCGCGCCGACGTCTACCTCAGCGACGCGGAGATCGAGCTCCGCCGCGACCGAGCCCACGACAGACTCCTCGAGCATCTCGACGACGAGCGCCTCCTCGAACACCTCGACGACGACAGGATGCGAGCGTACCTGCAGTCCGGGGACGCGGACTCGGACCAGTCGATGGATCGAGAGCAGGACTGA
- a CDS encoding DUF5796 family protein: MSYRSDVAPETLQISLEPEGIEVEYLDGRSVFYHGVPAVREGSVVCGPGKDVHVLVTSPDEREGVMVYVNDRDTHDEILETTGVGRVLLERDEETSLFPGVDATNHGYRIEVTADPEAARGRVFVFAEDGRGESSYEIVAPENGGDAEGERTGTE, translated from the coding sequence ATGAGCTACCGAAGCGACGTCGCTCCGGAGACGCTCCAGATCTCGCTGGAACCGGAGGGGATCGAGGTGGAGTACCTGGACGGCCGGTCGGTGTTCTACCACGGCGTGCCGGCCGTCCGCGAGGGGTCGGTCGTCTGCGGGCCCGGCAAGGACGTCCACGTCCTCGTCACGTCGCCGGACGAGCGCGAGGGCGTGATGGTCTACGTGAACGACCGGGACACCCACGACGAGATCCTCGAGACGACGGGCGTCGGCCGGGTCCTCCTCGAGCGGGACGAGGAGACGTCGCTGTTCCCCGGCGTCGACGCGACGAACCACGGCTACCGGATCGAGGTGACGGCCGACCCCGAGGCCGCCCGCGGGCGCGTGTTCGTCTTCGCGGAGGACGGCCGCGGTGAGTCCTCCTACGAGATCGTCGCCCCCGAAAACGGCGGGGACGCCGAGGGCGAGAGGACCGGAACCGAGTGA
- a CDS encoding DUF5793 family protein, producing the protein MRRDYFTLTVDGVAGAGAERPVVTIAYEGPTDQLETQLSKGDSILDDEEIDVAYRLQDALEDDDPTGVVAIADRVTGEYAFELNADADDVFAFIDAAREFGDTSDSEDRYRIVVEADGDRLATYDKSTLLVYDAEGELLRSRSLIPSGVEI; encoded by the coding sequence ATGCGGCGTGACTACTTCACTCTGACCGTCGACGGTGTCGCCGGGGCCGGAGCCGAGCGACCGGTCGTCACCATCGCCTACGAGGGGCCCACCGACCAGCTGGAGACCCAGCTCAGCAAGGGCGACTCGATCCTCGACGACGAGGAGATCGACGTCGCCTACCGGCTCCAGGACGCCCTGGAGGACGACGACCCGACCGGCGTGGTGGCGATCGCCGACCGCGTCACCGGCGAGTACGCCTTCGAGCTCAACGCCGACGCCGACGACGTCTTCGCGTTCATCGACGCCGCCCGCGAGTTCGGAGACACGAGCGACTCCGAGGACCGTTACCGAATCGTCGTGGAGGCCGACGGCGACCGTCTCGCGACCTACGACAAGTCGACGCTGCTCGTCTACGACGCCGAGGGGGAGCTCCTCCGCAGCCGGAGCCTCATCCCCAGCGGCGTCGAGATCTGA